In one Brassica oleracea var. oleracea cultivar TO1000 chromosome C9, BOL, whole genome shotgun sequence genomic region, the following are encoded:
- the LOC106313391 gene encoding peroxidase 73 yields the protein MARFGLVLAMALCLTISVFPDTTTAQLKPNFYGNSCPNVEAIVKKVVQQKVKETFVTIPATLRLFFHDCFVNGCDASVMIQSTPNNKAEKDHPDNVSLAGDGFDVVIKAKKAIDAIPSCRNKVSCADILALATRDVIVAAKGPSYTVELGRRDGLVSTAASVNGNLPGPNDNVDKLNKLFAKNKLTQDDMIALSAAHTLGFAHCSKVANRIYNFNRTHPVDPTINKAYVKELQAACPKKVDPRIAINMDPVTPRTFDNIYFKNLQQGKGLFTSDQVLFTDRRSRPTVDAWAKSSPAFNAAFVKAMTKLGRVGVKVGRNGNIRRDCGAFN from the exons ATGGCACGGTTTGGTCTGGTTCTCGCCATGGCTCTTTGCCTCACAATCTCTGTGTTTCCGGACACAACCACTGCTCAGCTCAAACCCAATTTCTACGGAAACTCATGTCCAAATGTTGAAGCTATCGTGAAGAAAGTTGTCCAACAAAAAGTCAAAGAGACATTCGTCACCATCCCAGCTACTCTCCGTCTCTTCTTCCACGATTGCTTCGTCAAC GGATGTGATGCGTCGGTCATGATTCAATCAACGCCTAACAACAAGGCCGAGAAGGATCATCCAGACAACGTGTCTTTGGCCGGAGATGGATTTGATGTTGTGATCAAAGCCAAGAAAGCTATTGACGCAATCCCAAGCTGCAGAAACAAAGTTTCTTGTGCTGATATCCTTGCCTTAGCCACCCGTGATGTAATTGTCGCG GCTAAAGGACCGTCTTACACAGTGGAACTCGGTAGGCGTGACGGTTTGGTATCGACCGCTGCTAGCGTCAATGGAAACTTGCCAGGACCAAATGACAACGTTGACAAACTCAACAAGCTCTTTGCCAAAAACAAACTTACTCAGGATGATATGATTGCTCTTTCAG CGGCTCACACCCTTGGGTTCGCCCACTGTAGCAAAGTAGCCAACAGAATCTACAACTTCAACCGCACACACCCTGTTGATCCAACCATAAACAAAGCCTACGTTAAAGAACTCCAAGCGGCTTGTCCCAAGAAAGTTGACCCAAGAATCGCTATTAACATGGACCCAGTCACTCCAAGAACGTTCGACAACATTTACTTCAAGAATCTGCAACAAGGCAAAGGACTCTTCACTTCCGACCAAGTTCTCTTCACCGACCGTCGCTCTAGGCCCACCGTTGACGCTTGGGCCAAGAGCTCACCTGCTTTCAACGCCGCGTTTGTAAAAGCTATGACCAAGCTTGGCCGTGTTGGCGTTAAGGTTGGACGCAACGGTAACATCCGTCGTGACTGTGGAGCGTTTAACTAA
- the LOC106313392 gene encoding uncharacterized protein LOC106313392: MPTGQHHVVRTDTSELKSQLEKKIGRAKTESYLNLLSKFLSLKISKPDFDKLVVATVKKENIVLHNALLRGIIKNVCLSKTSNGVEGVEKKQLNGVKSLCNDLPKSPRKGRTQRRVNKDCNGSKGKSQVTEVVSSSFKQQWSMEDGEEVDQLTRCWRSQPIEAPFGVNLRDVIKRRPHVGTCYSSGELPDSISLKKKVEEGMEGEGLEVSAGFANSLNAGLNVFLKRLIKPCLELAASRSSSRGEVSSSSSSISMVDFQVAMELNPSILGEDWSTKLEKIRLSTPDFQTS, from the coding sequence ATGCCAACGGGTCAGCATCATGTCGTTAGGACAGATACTTCGGAGTTAAAGTCTCAGCTCGAGAAGAAGATTGGTCGGGCTAAAACCGAGAGCTATCTTAATCTCCTATCCAAATTCTTGAGCTTGAAAATCAGCAAACCCGATTTCGATAAGCTAGTCGTCGCCACGGTGAAGAAGGAGAACATTGTTCTGCACAACGCTTTGCTAAGAGGGATTATTAAGAATGTATGTCTCTCAAAGACATCGAATGGTGTTGAAGGAGTAGAGAAGAAGCAATTGAATGGTGTCAAGTCTTTATGCAATGACCTTCCTAAATCGCCTCGTAAAGGGAGGACTCAAAGGAGGGTTAATAAGGATTGTAATGGAAGCAAAGGAAAGAGTCAAGTCACTGAGGTTGTTTCTTCTAGTTTTAAACAACAATGGTCAATGGAAGATGGTGAAGAAGTTGACCAGTTGACTCGGTGTTGGAGAAGTCAACCCATTGAAGCTCCCTTTGGTGTTAATCTTAGAGATGTGATCAAGAGAAGACCTCACGTAGGGACATGTTACTCCTCTGGTGAGCTTCCTGATTCTATTTCTCTAAAGAAGAAAGTTGAAGAAGGCATGGAGGGAGAAGGACTAGAGGTTTCAGCTGGTTTTGCTAACTCATTGAACGCTGGACTCAATGTCTTCTTGAAAAGACTAATCAAACCGTGTCTAGAATTAGCAGCTTCACGGTCTAGTAGCCGAGGGGAAGTATCTTCTTCTTCTTCTTCAATATCTATGGTAGATTTTCAAGTAGCTATGGAGTTAAACCCGTCGATACTTGGGGAAGATTGGTCTACAAAGCTTGAAAAGATCAGGTTATCTACACCAGATTTTCAGACAAGCTAA